The following proteins are encoded in a genomic region of Chloroflexota bacterium:
- the queF gene encoding NADPH-dependent 7-cyano-7-deazaguanine reductase QueF translates to MLDKYSSRRFDIHKEDAIDVDVLESIPFDYPGSATEVVYETEEFTCVCPWSGLPDFARLVIRYVPNRHLVELKSLKYYLTSYRNVGILQEHAVNRILRDLVQLLKPASMVVEAYYVERGGLRTKAVAKYEGGKV, encoded by the coding sequence TTGCTCGACAAGTATAGCTCAAGAAGATTTGACATCCATAAAGAGGATGCCATTGACGTGGATGTCCTGGAGAGCATCCCCTTCGATTACCCCGGCTCTGCTACCGAGGTAGTCTATGAGACAGAGGAGTTCACTTGTGTGTGTCCCTGGAGCGGCTTGCCCGACTTTGCCCGCTTGGTGATACGCTATGTGCCAAATCGCCACCTGGTGGAACTGAAGTCTCTCAAGTACTACCTCACTTCTTACCGCAACGTGGGGATATTGCAGGAACATGCGGTCAACCGCATTTTACGAGATTTGGTGCAGTTGCTGAAGCCTGCTTCCATGGTAGTCGAAGCGTATTATGTGGAGAGGGGTGGACTTAGGACAAAAGCGGTGGCCAAATACGAAGGAGGGAAGGTCTAG
- a CDS encoding glucose-1-phosphate adenylyltransferase — protein sequence MDKVLAILMAGGMGERLQPLTMERGKAAVPFAGKFRLIDFTLSNCVNSGIRQVFVLTQYRSGSLNKHIQEGWGISSSGLGDFIYCVPAQQKMGVDWYRGTADAVRQNLDLVRKRDVEHVLILSGDHVYKMNYGQMVAFHKRKKAGVTISAIRVRKEDSRRFGVLEVDQDYRMLGFEEKPAQPKVARDDPDHVFASMGIYLFEVSALREALQTRGDDFGKEIIPALRDKGFEIFVYDYEKENKIEDFIVEVIDGRRRKSLVERTRDSDYWRDVGIIESYYEASMELLGVDPLFNLYGEKWPFRTYQRPLPPSKYVIGGRTSDSIVSDGCIISGGMVRGCVLSPGVVVERDAVVEESIIFDDVTVEPNAKIRRAIIDKEARIQAGASLGYDPEADKRRGCAVSDTGIVVVPKGMDIAAV from the coding sequence ATGGACAAGGTGCTGGCGATACTCATGGCTGGGGGAATGGGGGAGAGGCTGCAACCTTTAACCATGGAGCGGGGTAAAGCGGCCGTTCCTTTTGCAGGTAAGTTCCGGCTCATTGATTTCACGCTGAGCAACTGCGTCAACTCCGGCATCCGCCAGGTTTTCGTGCTAACGCAGTACAGGTCTGGTTCACTGAATAAGCACATCCAGGAGGGTTGGGGTATCTCGAGTTCCGGGTTAGGCGACTTCATATACTGTGTGCCTGCCCAGCAGAAGATGGGGGTAGACTGGTATCGTGGCACGGCAGATGCCGTACGCCAGAACCTCGACCTGGTCAGGAAAAGGGACGTTGAGCATGTCCTGATTCTCTCCGGCGACCACGTGTACAAAATGAATTACGGTCAGATGGTGGCCTTTCACAAGAGGAAGAAGGCCGGCGTGACGATCTCCGCTATCAGGGTAAGAAAGGAAGACTCCAGAAGATTCGGAGTGCTGGAAGTGGATCAAGACTATAGGATGTTAGGGTTTGAGGAAAAGCCGGCACAGCCAAAGGTAGCCAGGGATGATCCAGATCATGTATTCGCCTCGATGGGGATTTATCTCTTTGAGGTTAGCGCTTTGCGAGAGGCTTTGCAGACACGGGGAGACGACTTCGGTAAGGAGATCATCCCAGCATTGAGAGACAAGGGTTTCGAGATCTTCGTTTACGACTACGAAAAAGAGAACAAGATAGAGGACTTCATAGTGGAAGTGATAGACGGAAGACGGAGGAAGAGTCTGGTTGAGCGAACCCGTGACTCCGACTACTGGAGGGATGTCGGCATCATTGAGTCATATTATGAAGCGAGTATGGAACTATTGGGTGTAGACCCTCTCTTCAACCTCTACGGTGAGAAATGGCCCTTCAGGACATATCAAAGGCCGTTGCCTCCCAGCAAGTATGTCATTGGAGGAAGGACATCGGACTCTATCGTGTCTGATGGCTGTATTATCAGCGGCGGGATGGTGCGGGGTTGTGTATTGTCTCCGGGAGTGGTGGTGGAGAGAGACGCCGTAGTAGAAGAATCGATTATATTTGATGACGTCACCGTGGAACCTAATGCCAAAATAAGGCGAGCTATCATCGACAAGGAAGCTAGAATTCAGGCTGGTGCATCCCTCGGCTATGATCCTGAGGCAGACAAGAGAAGAGGCTGCGCGGTATCAGATACAGGCATTGTGGTCGTTCCCAAAGGGATGGATATAGCAGCAGTCTGA
- a CDS encoding NINE protein gives MLPSRFWTRVFLRYFVVFVLVWILLVLYPNPGKLVTSVKRILNPHTDPAAVASLAQSMDYDDPALIEKEVLRLIPYSYDWETHGMPWYCPSVPEVLRKGKGDCKARALVLASVLDAKGIPNRIVWSIQHVWVDYPGKEGTNLEKDPIYQKDSETGEKSWSLPRIRPQDILSEVWSGFVRAMPGMRMFLLVGGVAALAGLRAIRTRKGEVSSKSRLTAALLALFLGVFGAHRFYAGHIKTAIAMLTLFIVGAATVWIVVGIPFILAVSAWALFDLIDAIGGVAKDKQGRLIRNW, from the coding sequence ATGTTGCCAAGCCGTTTTTGGACAAGGGTCTTCCTGAGATACTTCGTTGTCTTCGTGTTGGTCTGGATTCTGCTGGTCTTGTATCCCAATCCAGGGAAATTAGTGACAAGTGTGAAAAGAATCCTCAATCCGCATACTGATCCTGCTGCTGTTGCTTCTCTAGCCCAAAGCATGGACTACGACGATCCTGCGCTCATTGAGAAGGAGGTACTCCGTCTCATTCCTTATAGCTACGATTGGGAGACTCATGGTATGCCGTGGTACTGCCCCAGCGTCCCAGAGGTACTGCGAAAAGGGAAAGGGGACTGCAAAGCGCGGGCTTTAGTCCTGGCCTCCGTCCTGGACGCAAAGGGCATCCCCAATCGCATTGTCTGGTCGATACAGCATGTTTGGGTAGATTATCCTGGCAAAGAGGGAACCAATCTGGAGAAGGATCCCATTTATCAGAAGGACTCTGAGACCGGGGAGAAATCGTGGAGTCTCCCGCGCATCCGGCCGCAGGATATTCTTAGTGAGGTATGGTCAGGCTTTGTGCGAGCCATGCCTGGCATGCGGATGTTTCTCCTGGTGGGTGGGGTGGCAGCTCTTGCCGGGTTACGGGCGATTAGAACAAGGAAGGGGGAGGTCTCCTCGAAGTCGAGACTCACTGCTGCCCTCCTGGCTCTCTTTCTTGGGGTGTTTGGGGCGCACCGATTCTACGCGGGCCATATCAAGACAGCCATTGCGATGCTCACCCTCTTCATTGTGGGAGCGGCAACCGTGTGGATTGTTGTCGGCATACCGTTCATTCTGGCGGTGTCGGCTTGGGCTTTGTTCGATCTCATAGATGCCATTGGAGGAGTTGCCAAAGACAAGCAAGGTAGGCTTATCAGAAATTGGTAG
- a CDS encoding lactate utilization protein, giving the protein MSVFKDYKKEIMDAAHNERISLALSRAIKSYRGNTNQALKKFPHTIQMAEEVRQIKEKAIGEMEKLAQQASAAITENKGKAYIAKTADDARNIIDGLVGKGKLIVKGKSMTAEEIELREHLEGRGNEVYETDLGEFIIQKLGSRPMHILSPAIHVPKEDVAQLFSKITGEKLPADIATLVATARKLLREKYFKADIGMSGANVVSADTGTLFIIENEGNIRLATGAPPVHIALIGMEKLVPTLGDANKVAEVTWRYANYTVPSYVSLISGPSKTGDIEKVTTYGAHGPAEFHVIFMDAGRTSLAKNPILRQALYCLRCGGCLYECPVFAVTAGHFGDKYFAGIGAVWAAMLSGDVEKGAAVAYTCLTCGRCKIRCPMKIDTPEMIVELRKLIVGDGAQAAPLS; this is encoded by the coding sequence ATGTCTGTTTTCAAAGATTATAAGAAAGAAATAATGGATGCGGCCCATAACGAGCGGATAAGTCTTGCCTTGTCGCGGGCTATCAAGAGCTACCGGGGTAATACCAACCAAGCCTTGAAGAAGTTTCCCCACACCATCCAGATGGCAGAAGAAGTGAGGCAGATAAAGGAAAAGGCCATCGGGGAAATGGAGAAATTGGCCCAACAGGCTTCTGCGGCCATTACGGAAAACAAGGGGAAAGCCTATATCGCCAAGACAGCGGATGACGCCCGAAATATTATCGACGGCCTAGTGGGGAAGGGAAAACTGATCGTTAAAGGCAAGAGCATGACCGCCGAGGAGATCGAGTTGCGGGAGCATCTGGAGGGACGGGGTAACGAAGTCTACGAGACCGACTTGGGGGAGTTCATCATTCAGAAGCTGGGGTCGAGGCCAATGCACATCCTCTCTCCGGCGATTCATGTACCCAAGGAGGATGTGGCCCAGCTTTTTTCTAAGATTACAGGAGAGAAGCTACCGGCTGATATCGCCACACTCGTAGCAACTGCCCGGAAATTGCTCCGGGAGAAGTACTTCAAGGCGGATATTGGCATGAGTGGCGCCAATGTGGTATCAGCAGACACCGGGACACTGTTCATTATCGAGAACGAGGGTAATATCCGTTTGGCCACGGGTGCTCCACCGGTTCACATTGCGCTGATAGGCATGGAGAAACTGGTGCCCACCTTGGGTGATGCCAACAAGGTGGCTGAGGTAACCTGGAGATACGCTAATTACACGGTCCCCTCTTATGTCAGCCTGATATCCGGGCCAAGCAAAACCGGTGACATCGAGAAGGTAACCACCTATGGAGCCCACGGGCCTGCGGAGTTTCATGTCATTTTCATGGATGCAGGGAGAACCAGTCTCGCCAAGAACCCGATATTGCGACAGGCGCTTTATTGCCTGAGGTGCGGCGGGTGTCTCTATGAATGCCCTGTCTTTGCCGTAACCGCAGGGCATTTCGGCGATAAGTATTTTGCTGGCATTGGGGCTGTCTGGGCAGCAATGCTCAGCGGGGATGTGGAAAAGGGAGCTGCAGTGGCTTATACCTGCCTGACTTGTGGCAGATGTAAGATAAGGTGCCCCATGAAGATTGACACGCCGGAAATGATAGTCGAGCTGAGAAAGCTAATCGTAGGTGACGGCGCTCAAGCCGCTCCATTATCCTAG
- the glgA gene encoding glycogen synthase GlgA — translation MAAKPRLFGEQAELGTSPLASNQRTKTNTKTEATSKDPGLHITLASPEVAPFAKTGGLGEVMGSLPKALKRLGLRVSLVMPAYRCVLQGGFPLEDTGIRLTVPISHRREDATLLKTETGDGIPVYLVRADRYFDRDHLYSTPEGDYPDNAQRFTFFSRAILEVLTIDPPHILHANDWQSSLAIAFLKAQPYLYPELSGTKTILTIHNLGHQGLLGGLDWHLLNLERSLFTPRYLEFYGRINFLKAGLVFSDVITTVSPTYAEEIKTAEQGFGLEGVFQERADSLVGILNGVDYSVWSPDTDRLISKTYSAEDLSGKSACKANLQRSFHLPEDPDVPLIGMVSRLAAQKGFELLEEALDDLLSRDLQLVLLGTGDRRYEEFFRRVPARYPGKTGVKIAFDESLAHRVVAGSDLFLMPSRYEPGGLAQLYGLKYGTIPIVRATGGLRDTIKEFDTKTRKGNGVVFGPYEADDLLEAVDRALALFRRKKAWATLMKNAMAADFSWDRSARAYLDLYRKTVEAPHHTY, via the coding sequence ATGGCAGCAAAGCCACGACTTTTCGGCGAGCAAGCTGAGCTAGGCACGTCGCCATTGGCGTCAAACCAGCGCACTAAGACTAATACCAAAACGGAAGCCACTTCCAAAGACCCAGGTCTGCATATCACCCTCGCCTCGCCTGAGGTTGCCCCCTTTGCCAAGACTGGCGGGCTTGGTGAGGTAATGGGCTCCCTTCCCAAGGCTCTGAAACGCCTTGGTCTTCGGGTCTCCCTGGTCATGCCCGCATACCGATGCGTCCTGCAAGGCGGTTTCCCGCTGGAGGACACAGGGATTCGCCTCACTGTTCCCATATCACATCGTAGGGAGGACGCAACGCTTTTGAAGACGGAGACGGGGGACGGCATCCCGGTTTACCTCGTCCGCGCTGACCGTTACTTTGACCGAGATCACCTGTACAGCACTCCAGAAGGTGATTATCCAGACAACGCCCAGCGGTTTACTTTCTTCAGCCGGGCCATCCTTGAGGTGTTGACAATCGATCCACCACATATCCTCCACGCCAACGACTGGCAATCATCCCTCGCCATCGCTTTTCTCAAAGCCCAGCCTTACTTGTACCCGGAGCTCTCTGGCACAAAGACCATCCTCACCATCCACAACCTGGGACATCAGGGCCTTTTGGGGGGACTGGACTGGCATCTCTTAAACCTCGAACGCAGCCTCTTCACCCCCCGCTATCTCGAGTTTTATGGCAGAATAAACTTCCTCAAAGCAGGCCTCGTCTTCTCCGATGTCATCACCACCGTTAGCCCCACGTATGCCGAGGAGATCAAGACCGCCGAGCAAGGTTTCGGGCTAGAGGGAGTTTTCCAGGAGCGGGCAGACAGCCTGGTCGGCATTCTCAACGGTGTAGACTACAGTGTCTGGAGCCCTGACACCGACAGGCTGATCAGCAAGACATATAGCGCCGAAGATCTTTCAGGTAAGAGCGCCTGTAAGGCCAACCTCCAGCGGAGTTTCCACCTCCCTGAAGATCCAGACGTCCCTCTCATCGGGATGGTCTCGCGTTTGGCGGCGCAGAAGGGCTTCGAGCTCTTGGAGGAGGCACTGGATGATTTGCTGTCCCGGGATCTCCAGCTCGTTCTCCTGGGAACAGGAGACAGGCGATATGAGGAGTTTTTCAGGAGGGTGCCAGCAAGATATCCCGGAAAGACAGGGGTAAAGATTGCCTTCGACGAGTCGCTGGCCCACAGGGTCGTAGCTGGGTCTGATTTGTTCCTCATGCCCTCCCGCTATGAGCCGGGTGGACTCGCCCAGCTTTATGGCCTCAAGTACGGAACAATTCCTATCGTCAGAGCCACCGGAGGCCTGAGGGATACCATCAAGGAATTCGACACAAAGACAAGAAAGGGAAACGGCGTGGTCTTTGGCCCGTATGAGGCTGACGACTTACTGGAAGCTGTGGATCGGGCCCTGGCCCTTTTTCGTCGCAAGAAGGCATGGGCAACCTTGATGAAGAACGCCATGGCAGCCGACTTCTCCTGGGATCGCTCCGCCCGCGCCTATCTTGACCTCTATCGGAAGACGGTGGAAGCGCCCCATCACACTTATTGA
- a CDS encoding (Fe-S)-binding protein produces the protein MSKGTKGLIPPGLAYIADNFTSKGNILGASKGSGAKWAKDLSLPKRSETIFFAGCGYQYSAELEALSSLIRGMDKSRIGAESSMGIATLGKKLGVDLGGVYRRVAVRGSSSDAQPLVDAVRVLGKLGVQFGYLAEDEPCCAGLLHYVGLEKEFSQNAESLYSRLKSLGVKRIIGIVPSCTYTLRTLVPHSAPGYDIEVRHFSEVVLGKINSVELRFPKEAKVVYHDPCQLARYLGLTEEPRQILRAIKGIALVETEWTHGEWATCCGGGGGFEAVFPELSQILAVNRTRELLETGAKMIVTHCPGCILQLRAGLKELKAEDVEVLDLAQVISMSM, from the coding sequence ATGAGTAAAGGAACAAAGGGATTAATTCCGCCTGGTTTGGCTTATATAGCAGATAACTTTACCTCCAAGGGCAACATACTGGGTGCCTCGAAGGGGTCAGGAGCAAAGTGGGCGAAAGACCTCAGCCTACCCAAACGATCAGAGACCATATTCTTTGCGGGCTGCGGGTATCAGTATAGTGCTGAGCTGGAAGCGCTCAGCTCGCTGATACGAGGGATGGACAAGAGCAGAATTGGCGCCGAGTCGTCCATGGGCATCGCCACTCTCGGGAAGAAGCTAGGGGTAGACCTTGGTGGGGTGTACCGCCGGGTGGCAGTCAGAGGAAGTAGTTCTGATGCTCAACCCCTAGTGGACGCGGTCAGGGTGTTGGGTAAGCTGGGGGTCCAGTTTGGCTACCTTGCCGAGGACGAGCCTTGCTGTGCGGGCTTACTACATTATGTCGGGTTGGAAAAGGAATTCAGCCAGAATGCGGAGAGTCTGTACAGTAGGCTGAAGTCCCTGGGTGTGAAGCGTATCATAGGCATCGTCCCTTCCTGTACTTACACCCTTCGTACTTTGGTACCACACAGTGCACCAGGGTATGACATAGAGGTGCGACACTTCTCGGAGGTTGTTCTAGGAAAGATCAACTCGGTAGAGCTACGGTTTCCCAAGGAGGCTAAAGTAGTATACCATGACCCTTGCCAGTTGGCGCGCTACCTTGGGTTAACAGAAGAGCCACGCCAGATACTAAGGGCCATCAAAGGCATTGCGCTGGTGGAAACGGAGTGGACCCACGGAGAGTGGGCAACGTGTTGCGGTGGAGGTGGAGGATTTGAAGCAGTCTTCCCGGAGCTAAGCCAGATTCTGGCAGTGAACCGCACCAGGGAATTGCTGGAAACAGGCGCCAAGATGATTGTCACCCATTGTCCAGGATGCATCCTGCAACTAAGGGCTGGGCTGAAGGAATTGAAAGCCGAGGACGTCGAGGTTCTTGATCTAGCCCAAGTAATTTCCATGTCAATGTGA
- a CDS encoding YggU family protein yields the protein MAEKKATLEVHVQPGARKDEVVGLRDGVLWIRVKAPAIKGQANSALVAFVAQLLGVSKGDVVIARGRASRQKVVAIQGLSLGDLKEKLAQALPRK from the coding sequence ATGGCAGAGAAGAAGGCAACGCTGGAGGTTCATGTTCAGCCGGGGGCCAGAAAGGATGAAGTAGTGGGCCTGAGGGACGGCGTCCTCTGGATAAGAGTGAAAGCACCAGCTATCAAAGGTCAGGCCAACAGCGCGCTGGTCGCTTTCGTGGCCCAGCTACTGGGGGTGTCCAAGGGTGACGTGGTGATCGCCCGGGGTCGTGCCAGCCGGCAAAAGGTCGTGGCTATTCAGGGCTTAAGCCTGGGGGACCTCAAGGAGAAACTTGCCCAGGCCTTGCCCCGAAAGTAG
- a CDS encoding HNH endonuclease, producing MPNEVIPYIEMCQREGVSLQRGMNHQLRGGHSVILMSVRPGAPYADRFEDDGSTIIYEGHDVPRSSQFRDPKSVDQPEMTPIGQLTENGKFHKAAQDFKVGKRPPERVRVYEKIKQGIWSYNGVFHLVDSWREKSEGRQVFKFKLTAVEGEEDFGAPVTTNPKTRRIIPTWVKLEVWKRDGGQCAQCGAAEDLHFDHIIPWSKGGSSNTPDNIQLLCGRHNLEKHDRIE from the coding sequence ATGCCTAACGAAGTCATTCCGTACATAGAGATGTGTCAACGGGAAGGCGTGAGCCTGCAGCGTGGCATGAATCATCAACTCCGAGGCGGCCACTCCGTCATTCTGATGTCTGTACGGCCTGGCGCTCCCTATGCCGATCGCTTTGAAGATGATGGCTCGACAATAATCTATGAAGGTCACGATGTACCTCGGTCTTCCCAATTTCGAGACCCCAAGAGTGTGGACCAACCAGAAATGACTCCGATCGGGCAACTCACGGAGAATGGCAAGTTTCACAAAGCTGCACAGGATTTCAAAGTGGGCAAGCGGCCGCCGGAGAGAGTACGCGTATATGAGAAGATTAAACAAGGTATCTGGTCATACAATGGTGTGTTTCACTTGGTCGACTCCTGGCGTGAGAAGTCAGAAGGTCGGCAGGTCTTCAAGTTCAAACTCACCGCCGTCGAGGGGGAGGAGGACTTCGGTGCTCCTGTGACGACCAACCCGAAAACACGCCGGATCATTCCAACCTGGGTCAAACTCGAGGTGTGGAAACGGGATGGTGGCCAGTGCGCTCAATGTGGGGCTGCTGAGGATCTGCACTTCGATCACATCATTCCGTGGTCAAAAGGTGGGTCGTCAAATACACCGGACAACATTCAGTTACTTTGCGGAAGGCATAACCTTGAAAAGCACGATCGGATTGAATGA
- a CDS encoding GNAT family N-acetyltransferase: MTAKIRPASQEDKPAIMRILNATPEFKSAEVIVAEEVIDSYFDDPGGSGYHVMVAEISLNVVGYICYGPTPLTEGTWDIYWIAVDKERQGQGIGASLMAFAEDNIKKAEGRMVLIETSSLSGYEKTRRFYFMLGYDIVCQIPDFYMPGDHKIVFRKLLR; the protein is encoded by the coding sequence ATGACCGCCAAAATTCGTCCTGCCAGCCAGGAAGACAAACCTGCCATCATGCGCATTCTGAACGCCACGCCCGAATTCAAATCGGCTGAAGTCATTGTGGCCGAAGAGGTTATCGACAGCTATTTTGATGACCCCGGCGGGTCAGGCTATCACGTCATGGTGGCAGAGATTAGCCTGAACGTCGTGGGTTATATCTGCTACGGCCCCACCCCACTCACTGAAGGGACCTGGGACATATACTGGATCGCCGTGGACAAGGAGCGGCAGGGCCAGGGCATAGGCGCTTCTCTGATGGCCTTCGCCGAAGACAATATCAAGAAAGCCGAAGGGAGGATGGTTCTTATTGAGACGTCCTCCTTGTCGGGATATGAGAAGACCAGGCGCTTCTATTTCATGTTGGGTTATGACATCGTCTGCCAGATTCCCGACTTCTATATGCCCGGAGATCACAAAATTGTATTCAGGAAGCTGCTAAGGTGA